In Eublepharis macularius isolate TG4126 chromosome 4, MPM_Emac_v1.0, whole genome shotgun sequence, the following are encoded in one genomic region:
- the VHL gene encoding von Hippel-Lindau disease tumor suppressor, with protein sequence MPQEPGEEEETGQEALRGLRSVNTREPCQVIFCNRSPRLVSPIWLDFEGEPRPYPSLEPGTGRRMHSYSEHLWLFRDAGTDDSLLVNEAELFVATRNMNGRPILANITLPVFSLKERCLQVVRTLVKPVDYRKLDIVRSLYEDLEDHPDIRKDLQRLSLERNEMRKNEVHDRREDS encoded by the exons ATGCCGCAGGAACCTGGAGAAGAAGAGGAGACAGGCCAAGAAGCCTTGCGAGGGCTGCGCTCGGTAAACACACGAGAGCCTTGTCAGGTCATTTTCTGCAACCGCAGCCCCCGCTTGGTGAGCCCCATCTGGCTGGACTTCGAGGGGGAACCGCGCCCCTATCCGAGCCTGGAGCCGGGCACAGGGCGCCGGATGCACAGCTACTCTG aaCACCTTTGGCTGTTCAGAGATGCAGGGACAGATGATAGTCTGCTGGTCAATGAGGCAGAGCTGTTTGTGGCCACGCGCAATATGAATGGACGGCCCATACTTGCCAACATTACATTACCAG TGTTCTCTCTAAAAGAGAGATGTCTTCAAGTTGTCCGTACCTTGGTGAAACCAGTTGACTACAGGAAACTAGACATTGTTAGGTCACTATATGAAGACCTAGAAGATCATCCTGACATTAGGAAGGATCTTCAGCGGCTTTCTTTGGAAAGGAATGAAATGCGAAAGAATGAAGTCCATGATAGAAGGGAAGACTCCTAA